From Glycine max cultivar Williams 82 chromosome 11, Glycine_max_v4.0, whole genome shotgun sequence, the proteins below share one genomic window:
- the LOC100780254 gene encoding aminotransferase superfamily protein: MASVLLTATISTITFGDQYSISRCAFPSLSTLHLRATQKGIHVEMNKRVVVVKAMTTKSDFDDTDVDISLSHRVNAVKPSKTVAISDHATALLQSGVPVIRLAAGEPDFDTPAVIAEAGMNAIREGYTRYTPNAGTLELRQAICHKLKEENEITYTPDEIVVSNGAKQSVVQAVLAVCSPGDEVIIPAPFYTSYPEMARLADATPVILPSHISNNFLLDPKLLEANLTERSRLLILCSPCNPTGSVYSKKLLEEIAQIVAKHPRLLVLSDEIYEHIIYAPATHTSFASLPGMWDRTLTVNGFSKTFAMTGWRLGYIAGTKHFVAACGKIQSQFTSGASSISQKAGVAALGLGYAGGEAVSTMVKAFRERRDFLVESFREMDGVKISEPQGAFYLFIDFSSYYGREVEGFGIIENSDSLCRYLLDKGLVALVPGSAFGDDSCIRISYAESLTNLKTAVERIKKALIPLISSAALV, encoded by the exons ATGGCCAGTGTACTACTTACCGCCACCATCTCCACGATCACCTTCGGAGACCAATATTCCATTTCTCGTTGTGCTTTTCCATCCCTATCCACTCTTCATCTCAG AGCCACACAGAAAGGAATTCACGTTGAGATGAACAAAAGGGTAGTGGTGGTAAAGGCAATGACGACTAAGAGTGATTTTGATGACACAGACGTTGATATTTCTTTGAGCCACAGAGTTAATGCTGTGAAGCCTTCCAAAACTGTAGCCATAAGTGATCATGCCACTGCTCTTTTACAATCTGGAGTTCCCGTTATTCGCTTAGCTGCTGGAGAACCTGATTTTGACACACCCGCTGTTATAGCTGAG GCTGGAATGAATGCAATTCGTGAAGGTTACACAAGATATACCCCTAATGCTGGAACATTAGAATTGCGGCAAGCAATATGTCACAAGCTAAAAG AGGAGAATGAAATTACATACACTCCTGATGAGATTGTGGTCAGTAATGGAGCTAAGCAGAGTGTTGTTCAAGCAGTGCTTGCAGTTTGTTCCCCAGGAGATGAG GTTATTATTCCAGCTCCATTCTATACGAGTTATCCGGAAATGGCAAGATTGGCTGATGCAACACCTGTGATTCTTCCAAGCcatatatctaataattttcttttagatcCCAAACTGCTCGAAGCCAATCTTACCGAAAGATCAAGACTACTTATTCTTTGTTCACCGTGCAACCCAACAGGATCTGTCTACTCTAAGAAATTACTTGAAGAGATAGCCCAAATTGTTGCAAAGCACCCCAGGCTTCTG GTTCTCTCTGATGAAATATATGAACACATAATTTACGCACCAGCAACTCATACAAGCTTTGCATCTTTACCTGGAATGTGGGACCGAACTCTAACTGTGAATGGATTTTCCAAG ACATTTGCAATGACTGGTTGGCGGCTTGGGTACATTGCTGGTACAAAACATTTTGTTGCAGCATGCGGAAAGATTCAAAGTCAG TTCACTTCAGGTGCAAGTAGTATATCTcagaaagctggagttgctgcattAGGACTAGGCTATGCTGGTGGGGAAGCTGTTTCAACCATGGTGAAAGCCTTCAGGGAAAGAAGGGATTTCTTGGTTGAAAGCTTTAGAGAAATGGATGGTGTGAAAATATCTGAACCACAG GGAGCATTTTATCTATTCATTGATTTCAGCTCCTATTATGGAAGAGAAGTTGAAGGGTTCGGTATAATTGAGAATTCTGACTCCCTCTGTCGATACCTGCTGGACAAGGGCCTG GTTGCCTTGGTGCCGGGGAGTGCATTTGGAGATGATTCTTGCATCCGCATCTCTTATGCCGAATCCCTTACTAATTTAAAGACAGCCGTGGAGAGGATTAAGAAAGCACTTATCCCTCTAATTAGCTCTGCTGCACTTGTTTAA